In a genomic window of Gigantopelta aegis isolate Gae_Host chromosome 9, Gae_host_genome, whole genome shotgun sequence:
- the LOC121380429 gene encoding uncharacterized protein LOC121380429, with amino-acid sequence MTQKQRLAGNGAVAIFICVFMLDMSFLSARETAFFSRLPGYHVTSSAMRTVACPVNKCSLSFCADSRCLAVSFHRGNQICQLHDKLIHSPEVTYERSPYWEYLQLKTEYVLYRDWILVFRATSRINQSAYDTWTTPGHYDDYPALRHDVPVGCLSVNGSHSCDRHFKSKLIDIWNSSNIAQVRLVLYENGVAMENITFIAAGMSSTTWFTSSRMTSSSWSDMSNNNFNYFSQGGFR; translated from the exons ATGACACAAAAACAAAGATTAGCGGGGAATGGAGCAGTGGCCATCTTTATTTGTGTCTTCATGCTGGATATGTCTTTCCTTTCTGCCCGTGAAACTGCCTTTTTCAGCAGACTTCCGGGATATCACGTGACCAGTTCAGCCATGCGCACAGTAGCATGTCCGGTAAACAAATGCTCGTTGTCATTCTGTGCAGACAGTCGGTGTCTGGCCGTCAGTTTCCACAGAGGTAATCAGATATGTCAACTCCACGACAAACTGATCCACTCGCCGGAAGTGACGTATGAAAGATCGCCATACTGGGAATACCTCCAGCTAAAGACAG AGTATGTGCTGTATAGGGACTGGATTTTGGTATTCCGAGCTACTAGTCGCATTAATCAATCAGCGTATGACACGTGGACCACCCCTGGACATTACGACGACTACCCAGCACTACGTCACGACGTCCCTGTTGGTTGTTTGTCGGTGAACGGGTCACACTCCTGTGACAGACACTTCAAAAGTAAACTCATCGACATCTGGAACTCCTCTAATATCGCACAG GTGAGACTGGTACTGTACGAAAACGGAGTTGCCATGGAAAATATAACGTTCATAGCTGCCGGGATGTCGTCGACGACGTGGTTTACATCATCTAGaatgacatcatcatcatggAGTGATATGTCAAACAACAATTTCAACTACTTTTCTCAAGGTGGCTTTAGGTAA
- the LOC121381697 gene encoding putative nuclease HARBI1: MALLTPVQRLHLMNGLMMVQQQHAANTLTVVHLLHVRRQACQQQRRRYWVREWLIRRPLYGMYEKLMGELEREDVAGFRNFIRMEPAQFYELLQTIGDRITKQNIWFRKPLEPGLKLSIAFRYYAEGDSYHSLMYSFRVAHNTISKIVLEVSSAIVAELAVERNGSFSTPWAPLVANTCTSDVRPRGDHCTTITRAFMAHVDAEYKFMWIDIGTAGSHSDAQVFNHSELKDAIDNGVIGFPNAAPLPGDDKNVPFFMLGDDAFALRTWMMKPYSTQNLEHDDRIFNYRLSRARRIVENAFGILASRFRCLVPTMHQTPVTVVQIVEACVCLHNLMHMWTQVRYPSMPTMRTRTTKWFLVLGGMVGRSTM; the protein is encoded by the exons ATGGCGCTACTTACTCCTGTTCAGAGATTACACCTCATGAATGGTCTCATGATGGTCCAACAACAGCATGCTGCTAACACCCTAACTGTGGTCCATTTGCTCCATGTGCGACGTCAGGCATGCCAGCAACAGCGGAGGAGATATTGGGTCCGAGAATGGCTTATCAGGAGACCACTGTATGGCATGTACGAGAAACTGATGGGGGAATTGGAGCGCGAAGACGTGGCAGGGTTCCGGAACTTTATCCGGATGGAACCAGCCCAGTTCTATGAGCTGTTGCAGACAATCGGTGATCGCATCACGAAGCAGAACATATGGTTTAGGAAACCTCTGGAACCTGGTCTGAAGCTGTCCATCGCATTCCGCTACTATGCTGAAGGGGACAGCTACCACTCCCTCATGTACAGCTTCAGAGTGGCTCATAACACCATCTCGAAGATTGTGCTTGAGGTGAGCAGTGCCATTGTGGCAGAGCTGGCAGTGGAG CGAAATGGCAGTTTTTCCACGCCCTGGGCGCCCTTGGTGGCAAACACGTGCACGTCCGATGTCCGGCCAAGGGGGGATCATTGTACTACAATTACAAGGGCTTTCATGGCCCATGTCGATGCGGAGTACAAATTCATGTGGATCGACATCGGGACGGCCGGCTCCCACTCCGATGCCCAAGTCTTCAACCACAGCGAGCTGAAGGACGCCATTGATAATGGCGTCATTGGTTTCCCCAATGCCGCACCTCTTCCAGGTGACGACAAGAATGTACCATTCTTCATGTTAGGAGACGACGCATTCGCACTAAGAACGTGGATGATGAAACCCTACAGCACCCAAAACCTTGAACACGACGACCGCATTTTCAATTATCGATTATCCAGGGCCAGGAGAATAGTCGAGAATGCTTTCGGCATTTTAGCCAGTCGATTCCGCTGCCTCGTACCAACAATGCATCAGACCCCGGTGACAGTGGTCCAGATTGTGGAGGCATGTGTGTGCCTACACAATCTAATGCACATGTGGACCCAGGTACGATACCCGTCGATGCCGACCATGAGAACGAGAACCACCAAGTGGTTCCTGGTGCTTGGAGGAATGGTCGGCAGATCGACGATGTGA